A window of the Streptomyces finlayi genome harbors these coding sequences:
- a CDS encoding NCS2 family permease produces the protein MTQQSVEPRTGAQSAGHGSRIPAGRSWLDRYFHISDRGSTVAREMRGGVTTFMAMAYILLLNPLILGGKDVDGNLLSQPGLITATALAAAATTLLMGFVGKVPLALAAGLSVSGVLAGQVAPAMTWPQAMGMCVIYGVVICLLVVTGLRELIMNAIPLALKHGITMGIGLFIALIGLYKAGFVHKGTATPVSLGPAGELAGWPVLIFCVTLLLIFMLQARNIPGAILIGIVAGTVLAVIINAVGGIPAKAWSSGPPELTGSAVSAPDFSLFGEVEFGGWGDVGVMTVGLIVFTLVLAGFFDAMATIIGVGTEAGLADDKGRMPGLSKALFIDGAGGAIGGVSGGSGQTVFVESATGVGEGARTGLASVVTGLFFAACLFFTPLTAIVPTEVASAALVVIGAMMMQNARHVDWGDRSVAIPVFLTVVLMPFTYTITTGVAAGVISYAAIKLAQGRAREVGAFMWGLTVIFIVYFALSPIESWLGVH, from the coding sequence ATGACCCAGCAGTCAGTGGAGCCCAGGACCGGTGCGCAAAGCGCGGGCCACGGCTCGCGCATCCCCGCCGGACGGTCTTGGCTCGACCGGTACTTTCACATATCCGACCGAGGATCGACAGTCGCGCGTGAGATGCGCGGCGGCGTCACCACCTTCATGGCGATGGCGTACATCCTCCTGCTCAACCCGCTGATCCTCGGCGGCAAGGACGTGGACGGCAACCTCCTCAGCCAGCCCGGCCTGATCACCGCGACGGCCCTCGCGGCTGCCGCCACGACCCTGCTGATGGGCTTCGTCGGCAAGGTCCCGCTGGCCCTCGCCGCCGGACTCAGCGTCTCCGGCGTACTCGCCGGGCAGGTCGCCCCGGCCATGACGTGGCCGCAGGCCATGGGCATGTGTGTGATCTACGGTGTGGTGATCTGCCTCCTGGTGGTCACCGGCCTCCGTGAACTGATCATGAACGCGATCCCGCTCGCGCTGAAACACGGCATCACCATGGGCATCGGCCTGTTCATCGCGCTGATCGGCCTCTACAAGGCCGGCTTCGTCCACAAGGGCACGGCGACGCCCGTATCGCTCGGCCCCGCCGGTGAACTCGCCGGCTGGCCCGTCCTCATCTTCTGCGTGACCCTGCTGCTCATCTTCATGCTCCAGGCGCGCAACATCCCCGGCGCGATCCTGATCGGCATCGTCGCGGGCACGGTCCTCGCCGTCATCATCAACGCGGTCGGCGGCATCCCCGCCAAGGCGTGGAGCAGCGGCCCGCCCGAGCTCACCGGGAGCGCGGTCTCCGCACCCGACTTCTCGCTCTTCGGCGAGGTGGAGTTCGGCGGCTGGGGCGACGTCGGCGTGATGACGGTCGGCCTTATCGTCTTCACGCTCGTGCTGGCCGGCTTCTTCGACGCCATGGCCACCATCATCGGCGTCGGTACGGAAGCCGGGCTGGCCGACGACAAGGGCCGGATGCCCGGCCTCTCCAAGGCGCTGTTCATCGACGGTGCGGGCGGTGCGATCGGCGGAGTCTCCGGAGGCTCCGGCCAGACCGTCTTCGTGGAGTCGGCGACCGGCGTCGGTGAGGGTGCCAGGACCGGCCTCGCCTCCGTCGTCACCGGTCTCTTCTTCGCGGCCTGTCTCTTCTTCACCCCGCTGACCGCGATCGTGCCGACCGAGGTGGCGTCCGCCGCTCTCGTCGTCATCGGCGCCATGATGATGCAGAACGCCCGGCACGTGGACTGGGGCGACCGCTCCGTCGCCATCCCGGTCTTCCTCACCGTCGTCCTGATGCCCTTCACGTACACCATCACCACCGGTGTCGCGGCAGGTGTCATCTCGTACGCCGCCATCAAGCTCGCCCAGGGCAGGGCCCGGGAGGTCGGGGCCTTCATGTGGGGCCTGACGGTGATCTTCATCGTCTACTTCGCGCTCAGTCCCATCGAGAGCTGGCTGGGCGTCCACTGA